Proteins encoded within one genomic window of Prauserella marina:
- a CDS encoding PucR family transcriptional regulator: MDSQRLGWLAGWLDAEFDALLDALVDGELADVPELAVARQDPRGEIRHSVRVHLMAFADSVRHSVSETDVALPAFLTRHTRALARKDMPTLPALLRAFEKIHAGLWRRIAAALRNGPYKLAPEQRAEVLELASARLFAYFQVASGETAAAYAAERALLQRRSTSQRSEVVTALLAGSVTPSAAEQALGYDLNATHVAYVAWVDDLSNLDRLDSVLSTLTEHIRPRQHLRVSTEDHCQFGWITCHNDTWLGVVRDIGLPAGIHCAWGSPQQGAEGFRASHFDALEARRVGEATGLAERPEPVIFDNVAVASLASRDLSSATAFVHRQLGRLAGTDELAARLVGTLRVYLDELASPTRTARRLHVHPNTVVKRVERIEAMLGRKVDPASLSLRVAVELAPLARSTPPS, from the coding sequence GTGGATTCGCAACGCCTCGGCTGGCTGGCGGGTTGGCTCGACGCGGAGTTCGACGCCCTGCTCGACGCCCTTGTGGACGGCGAGCTGGCCGACGTTCCCGAACTCGCGGTCGCAAGGCAGGACCCGCGCGGCGAGATCAGGCACTCGGTGCGAGTCCATCTCATGGCGTTCGCGGACAGCGTCCGGCACTCGGTGTCCGAAACAGACGTGGCGCTACCGGCTTTCCTCACGCGACACACCCGTGCGCTGGCTCGAAAGGACATGCCGACGCTGCCCGCGTTGTTGCGGGCCTTCGAGAAGATCCACGCCGGTCTGTGGCGACGGATCGCCGCCGCCTTGCGCAACGGCCCCTACAAGCTGGCACCCGAACAGCGAGCCGAGGTCCTCGAACTGGCTTCGGCCCGCCTTTTCGCCTATTTCCAGGTCGCGAGCGGCGAAACCGCGGCGGCATACGCCGCCGAACGCGCGCTGCTGCAACGGAGATCGACGTCACAACGCTCCGAGGTGGTCACGGCGTTGCTCGCCGGATCAGTGACTCCCTCCGCCGCGGAGCAGGCACTCGGCTACGACCTGAACGCGACCCACGTGGCCTATGTGGCCTGGGTCGACGATCTGTCCAACCTGGACCGGCTCGACAGCGTTCTCTCCACACTGACCGAGCACATCCGGCCACGTCAGCATCTAAGGGTGTCCACGGAGGACCATTGCCAGTTCGGCTGGATCACCTGCCACAACGACACCTGGCTCGGCGTCGTGCGCGACATCGGATTGCCGGCAGGCATTCACTGCGCGTGGGGTTCGCCGCAACAGGGCGCCGAAGGCTTCCGCGCCAGCCATTTCGACGCGCTGGAAGCACGCAGGGTCGGCGAGGCGACCGGACTCGCCGAACGGCCGGAGCCCGTCATCTTCGACAACGTGGCCGTCGCGTCGCTCGCTTCCCGTGATCTCAGTTCCGCCACCGCGTTCGTCCACCGCCAGCTGGGCAGGCTGGCGGGCACGGACGAACTCGCTGCGCGCCTCGTGGGGACGCTGCGCGTGTACCTCGACGAGCTAGCGAGCCCGACCAGGACCGCGCGGCGGCTGCACGTTCATCCCAACACGGTGGTGAAGCGGGTCGAGCGCATCGAGGCCATGCTCGGCAGGAAGGTCGATCCGGCCAGCCTTTCCCTTCGGGTCGCCGTGGAACTGGCGCCGCTTGCCCGCTCCACCCCACCCTCGTGA